A single region of the Felis catus isolate Fca126 chromosome F2, F.catus_Fca126_mat1.0, whole genome shotgun sequence genome encodes:
- the LY6E gene encoding lymphocyte antigen 6E isoform X3: MKVFLPVLLAALLGVEQAHSLVCFSCTNQNSNFYCLKPTICSDSDNYCVTVSASAGIALSSRLGNLVDFGHTLNKGCSPICPSPSINLGVASVGTYCCQSFLCNISTAGGGLRASAAVLGLGLLLSLLSALQRLGP, from the exons ATGAAGGTCTTCCTGCCCGTGCTGCTGGCTGCCCTTCTGGGTGTGGAGCAAG CTCACTCCCTGGTGTGCTTCTCTTGCACGAATCAGAACAGTAATTTCTACTGCCTAAAACCAACCATCTGCTCGGACTCGGACAACTACTGCGTGACCGTATCTGCCTCCGCCGGCATCG CCTTGTCTTCCCGCCTAGGGAACCTGGTGGACTTCGGCCATACCCTGAACAAGGGCTGCTCCCCgatctgccccagccccagcatcaACCTCGGCGTGGCGTCTGTGGGCACCTATTGCTGCCAGAGTTTCCTGTGCAACATCAGCACGGCCGGCGGGGGGCTGAGGGCCAGTGCCGCCGTGTTGGGCCTCGGGCTCCTGCTCAGTCTGCTGTC
- the LY6E gene encoding lymphocyte antigen 6E isoform X2, whose amino-acid sequence MESTPRPQHRSGWRQGHFLCLCETPERTPVFSSMKVFLPVLLAALLGVEQAHSLVCFSCTNQNSNFYCLKPTICSDSDNYCVTVSASAGIGNLVDFGHTLNKGCSPICPSPSINLGVASVGTYCCQSFLCNISTAGGGLRASAAVLGLGLLLSLLSALQRLGP is encoded by the exons ATGGAAAGCACCCCGCGCCCTCAGCACAGAAGCGGCTGGAG GCAGGGCCACTTTCTTTGCCTTTGTGAGACCCCAGAGAGGACACCTGTCTTCTCCAGTATGAAGGTCTTCCTGCCCGTGCTGCTGGCTGCCCTTCTGGGTGTGGAGCAAG CTCACTCCCTGGTGTGCTTCTCTTGCACGAATCAGAACAGTAATTTCTACTGCCTAAAACCAACCATCTGCTCGGACTCGGACAACTACTGCGTGACCGTATCTGCCTCCGCCGGCATCG GGAACCTGGTGGACTTCGGCCATACCCTGAACAAGGGCTGCTCCCCgatctgccccagccccagcatcaACCTCGGCGTGGCGTCTGTGGGCACCTATTGCTGCCAGAGTTTCCTGTGCAACATCAGCACGGCCGGCGGGGGGCTGAGGGCCAGTGCCGCCGTGTTGGGCCTCGGGCTCCTGCTCAGTCTGCTGTC
- the LY6E gene encoding lymphocyte antigen 6E isoform X1 gives MESTPRPQHRSGWRQGHFLCLCETPERTPVFSSMKVFLPVLLAALLGVEQAHSLVCFSCTNQNSNFYCLKPTICSDSDNYCVTVSASAGIALSSRLGNLVDFGHTLNKGCSPICPSPSINLGVASVGTYCCQSFLCNISTAGGGLRASAAVLGLGLLLSLLSALQRLGP, from the exons ATGGAAAGCACCCCGCGCCCTCAGCACAGAAGCGGCTGGAG GCAGGGCCACTTTCTTTGCCTTTGTGAGACCCCAGAGAGGACACCTGTCTTCTCCAGTATGAAGGTCTTCCTGCCCGTGCTGCTGGCTGCCCTTCTGGGTGTGGAGCAAG CTCACTCCCTGGTGTGCTTCTCTTGCACGAATCAGAACAGTAATTTCTACTGCCTAAAACCAACCATCTGCTCGGACTCGGACAACTACTGCGTGACCGTATCTGCCTCCGCCGGCATCG CCTTGTCTTCCCGCCTAGGGAACCTGGTGGACTTCGGCCATACCCTGAACAAGGGCTGCTCCCCgatctgccccagccccagcatcaACCTCGGCGTGGCGTCTGTGGGCACCTATTGCTGCCAGAGTTTCCTGTGCAACATCAGCACGGCCGGCGGGGGGCTGAGGGCCAGTGCCGCCGTGTTGGGCCTCGGGCTCCTGCTCAGTCTGCTGTC